A window of the Brassica oleracea var. oleracea cultivar TO1000 chromosome C1, BOL, whole genome shotgun sequence genome harbors these coding sequences:
- the LOC106301916 gene encoding pentatricopeptide repeat-containing protein At4g33170 has protein sequence MQATIKSIPFSFQRSPKLYYLLPPLRLTSASPFCSSSSSSQWFSFLRDAISTSDLSLGKCTHARILAFEENPERFLVNNLISMYSKCGSLTYARLVFDKMPERDLVSWNSILAAYAQSSEGVIENVEEGFHLFRILRQDVVFTSRMTLAPVLKLCLHSGYVWASEAVHGYACKIGLDSDEFVSGALVNIYLKFGKVKEGRVLFEEMPYRDVVLWNLMLKAYLDRGLKEEAVDLSSEFGRSGLHPNETTLRLLDRVFGDYFEGGKAKSSANGHDASGIRSKNQILTKYLKGSQYSALLQCFADMVESNLECDDVTFILVLATAVRLDSLALGQQAHCMALKLGFDLKLTVANSLINMYCKLRRVNFSRTVFNSMNERDLISWNSVISGFAQSGLEVEAVRLFMQLLRCGLTPDHYTMTSVLKATSSLSESLSLNKQVHVHAIKTNNAADSFVSTALIDAYSRNRCMKEAEILFERNSFDLVACNAMMSGYTQSNDGHKTLKLFAFMHHQGERSDDFTLATVLKTCGSLFAINEGKQVHSNAIKSGYDSDLWVSSGVLDMYVKCGDMRAAQFAFNCIHAPDDVAWTTMISGCIENGEEERSFHVYSQMRLMGVLPDEFTIATLAKASSCLTALEQGRQIHANALKLNCIGDTFVGTSLVDMYAKCGSIDDAYSLFKRIEVRNIAAWNAMLVGLAQHGEGKEALQLFEQMKSLGIRPEKVTFIGVLSACSHSGLVSEAYKHIESMQRDYGIKPEIEHYSCLADALGRAGLVREAEKLIESMSSEASASMYRALLAACRVQGDTETGKRVATKLLELEPLDSSAYVLLSNMYAAASKWSEMKLARTMMKGQKVKKDPGFSWIEVKNKIHLFVVDDRSNPQSELIYKKVKDVIRDIKQEGYVPETDFTLVDVEEEEKECALYYHSEKLAVAFGLMSTPPSTPIRVIKNLRVCGDCHNAMKYISKVYDREIVLRDANRFHRFKNGKCSCGDFW, from the coding sequence ATGCAAGCAACCATCAAATCGATCCCTTTCTCCTTTCAGAGATCTCCTAAACTCTACTATCTCCTCCCTCCTTTGCGTCTCACTTCCGCTTCGCCATTTTGTTCTTCCTCTTCTTCGTCACAATGGTTCAGCTTTCTTCGCGATGCTATCTCCACGTCGGACTTGAGCCTCGGGAAATGCACGCACGCACGTATCCTAGCCTTCGAGGAAAACCCAGAACGATTCCTTGTCAACAATCTCATTTCAATGTACTCGAAGTGTGGATCACTCACTTATGCACGCCTGGTGTTCGATAAAATGCCTGAAAGAGATCTCGTTTCCTGGAACTCGATTTTAGCTGCTTATGCTCAGTCTTCGGAAGGTGTTATCGAGAATGTCGAAGAAGGGTTTCATCTTTTTCGTATTTTACGGCAGGACGTTGTGTTTACAAGTCGAATGACTCTAGCTCCGGTGTTAAAACTCTGTTTGCATTCTGGATATGTGTGGGCTTCGGAGGCGGTTCATGGGTATGCATGCAAGATCGGTTTGGATAGTGATGAGTTTGTTTCCGGAGCTCTTGTTAATATATATCTGAAGTTTGGTAAGGTTAAGGAAGGTAGGGTTTTGTTCGAGGAGATGCCTTATAGAGATGTTGTGTTATGGAACTTGATGTTGAAGGCTTATCTGGATAGGGGTTTAAAAGAAGAAGCAGTGGATCTCTCTTCTGAATTTGGTAGAAGTGGCTTGCATCCCAATGAAACCACCTTGCGTTTACTCGATAGAGTTTTTGGTGATTATTTTGAAGGAGGAAAAGCGAAGTCATCTGCAAATGGTCATGATGCTTCAGGAATAAGATCCAAGAACCAAATATTGACTAAATATCTCAAGGGAAGTCAGTATTCAGCTCTTCTCCAATGTTTTGCGGATATGGTTGAGTCCAACTTGGAATGTGATGATGTCACATTTATTTTAGTGTTAGCTACAGCTGTTAGGTTAGATAGTTTAGCATTAGGGCAGCAAGCTCATTGTATGGCATTGAAGCTAGGATTTGATTTGAAGCTCACTGTGGCAAATAGTCTAATAAACATGTACTGTAAGCTGAGAAGAGTCAATTTCTCTAGGACAGTATTTAACAGTATGAATGAACGAGATTTGATATCATGGAATTCAGTTATCTCCGGGTTTGCTCAAAGTGGCCTAGAAGTGGAAGCAGTGCGTCTGTTTATGCAGCTGTTACGTTGTGGCCTCACACCAGACCATTACACCATGACGAGTGTTCTAAAGGCAACTTCTTCTCTCTCTGAAAGCTTGTCGTTGAATAAACAAGTTCATGTTCATGCAATTAAAACCAATAATGCTGCCGACAGTTTTGTATCTACTGCCCTGATTGACGCCTACTCTCGGAACAGGTGTATGAAAGAGGCAGAGATTTTGTTTGAGAGGAACAGTTTCGACCTCGTGGCTTGTAATGCCATGATGTCTGGCTATACCCAAAGTAACGACGGCCACAAGACTCTGAAGCTCTTTGCTTTCATGCATCATCAGGGAGAGAGATCAGATGATTTCACGCTAGCAACAGTGCTCAAGACATGTGGTTCCTTGTTTGCAATCAATGAAGGAAAGCAAGTCCATTCTAATGCAATCAAATCCGGTTACGACTCAGATCTGTGGGTCAGTAGTGGAGTTTTGGATATGTACGTAAAATGTGGAGATATGAGAGCAGCACAGTTTGCTTTCAATTGTATTCATGCGCCCGACGATGTTGCTTGGACGACTATGATATCAGGATGCATAGAAAATGGAGAAGAAGAGAGATCTTTTCATGTTTATAGCCAGATGAGGCTCATGGGAGTGTTGCCTGATGAATTTACAATAGCCACACTTGCGAAAGCAAGCTCTTGTTTAACCGCGTTAGAACAGGGGAGACAAATTCATGCAAACGCCCTCAAGTTGAATTGCATTGGTGATACCTTCGTTGGAACTTCACTTGTGGACATGTATGCTAAGTGCGGGAGCATAGACGACGCATATTCTTTGTTTAAAAGGATCGAAGTGAGGAACATCGCTGCCTGGAACGCCATGTTAGTAGGATTAGCTCAACATGGGGAAGGGAAAGAAGCGCTTCAGCTTTTCGAACAGATGAAATCTTTGGGTATAAGACCTGAAAAGGTCACATTCATCGGCGTTCTCTCTGCTTGCAGTCACTCGGGCTTAGTATCCGAGGCATACAAGCATATCGAATCAATGCAACGAGACTATGGCATTAAACCTGAGATAGAACACTACTCTTGTTTAGCCGATGCTCTCGGCCGCGCTGGACTTGTTCGAGAGGCTGAGAAACTGATCGAGTCAATGTCCTCGGAAGCTTCAGCGTCGATGTACAGAGCTCTGCTTGCAGCTTGCAGAGTTCAAGGGGATACAGAAACAGGGAAGAGAGTAGCAACTAAGCTTTTGGAGCTAGAGCCGTTGGATTCATCAGCTTATGTGCTTTTATCGAACATGTATGCAGCTGCTTCCAAATGGTCTGAGATGAAACTCGCCCGGACGATGATGAAAGGGCAGAAAGTGAAAAAGGACCCGGGGTTCAGCTGGATCGAGGTGAAAAACAAGATACATCTGTTTGTTGTGGATGATAGATCAAACCCTCAAAGTGAATTGATATACAAGAAAGTAAAAGATGTGATCAGAGACATCAAACAAGAAGGGTATGTTCCTGAGACAGACTTCACACTTGTGGATGTAGAGGAAGAGGAGAAAGAGTGTGCGCTTTACTACCACAGCGAGAAGCTAGCTGTTGCTTTCGGGCTTATGAGCACTCCTCCATCCACACCGATTCGTGTGATCAA